A window of Haliscomenobacter hydrossis DSM 1100 contains these coding sequences:
- a CDS encoding DUF2141 domain-containing protein, with protein MIKIVALSLFISLAYSSNSLPENAQQKKLLEIEISNIQKTKGQVIIDIYSTKATWLKKPDVRKIISTEKDLDVISIDVPFGTYAISIFQDINKNGELERNFIGIPKEPIGFGNNYKPFGYPKFESASIQFSSSTQVQNIKLFKVF; from the coding sequence ATGATAAAAATCGTAGCATTATCTCTATTCATTTCCTTAGCATACTCGAGCAATTCACTACCTGAAAATGCTCAACAAAAGAAGTTGCTGGAAATCGAAATCTCAAACATACAAAAGACTAAAGGTCAAGTCATTATTGACATCTATAGCACTAAGGCTACCTGGTTAAAAAAACCGGATGTAAGAAAAATTATTTCCACTGAAAAAGACTTAGATGTTATCTCCATAGATGTTCCTTTTGGCACCTATGCAATTTCAATCTTTCAGGACATCAATAAAAACGGAGAACTTGAGCGCAATTTCATTGGTATCCCAAAAGAACCGATCGGATTCGGAAACAATTACAAACCATTTGGTTACCCAAAATTTGAATCCGCCTCTATCCAATTCTCATCAAGCACTCAAGTTCAGAACATAAAACTGTTTAAGGTATTTTAA
- a CDS encoding oxidoreductase: MNEWNLAQYPSQQGKVAIITGANSGIGFEAALQLAKKDMMVILACRRLDAAEKAKEDILKSYPTAQVTPMKIDLSSLREVREFAENFQHHFDRLDLLINNAGIMMSPYKETEDGFENQLATNFLGHFALTGRLMQLLMNTPESRIITLSSLSYKWASINFDDLHFRKSYNKKKAYGQSKRACLVFAYELNRRLSASGKTTISLGAHPGLSNTNLDRYFSALIRPFGILFLQSPMKGALPILYAALNEELKGGEYIGPDGFQEMRGNPTIVDSDEATKDQKIANKLWKVAEEITGVQYTFN; this comes from the coding sequence ATGAATGAATGGAATCTAGCGCAGTATCCTTCTCAGCAAGGGAAAGTGGCCATAATCACTGGAGCAAACAGTGGAATTGGCTTTGAGGCAGCACTGCAACTAGCGAAAAAAGACATGATGGTGATATTGGCTTGCAGAAGATTAGATGCAGCAGAGAAAGCCAAGGAAGATATATTGAAAAGCTATCCAACTGCTCAGGTAACACCAATGAAAATAGATTTGAGTAGTCTAAGGGAAGTCAGAGAATTTGCAGAAAATTTTCAGCATCATTTTGACAGATTAGATCTGCTCATTAACAATGCAGGCATTATGATGTCCCCGTACAAGGAAACTGAGGATGGTTTTGAAAATCAGCTTGCTACAAACTTCCTTGGGCATTTTGCGCTTACAGGCCGATTAATGCAATTGTTAATGAATACGCCTGAATCTAGGATCATTACGCTTAGCAGCCTTTCCTATAAATGGGCTTCCATTAATTTTGATGACCTGCATTTTAGAAAAAGCTACAATAAAAAGAAGGCTTATGGACAAAGTAAAAGAGCATGTTTGGTATTTGCTTATGAACTAAACAGACGATTATCTGCATCCGGTAAAACAACCATTTCATTGGGAGCACACCCAGGATTATCAAACACGAATTTAGACAGATATTTTTCAGCGTTAATTAGACCCTTTGGAATTTTGTTTTTACAAAGCCCAATGAAAGGAGCTCTTCCTATTTTATATGCTGCTTTGAATGAGGAATTAAAAGGAGGTGAATATATTGGACCCGATGGTTTTCAAGAAATGAGAGGAAACCCTACAATTGTTGATTCCGATGAAGCTACAAAAGACCAAAAAATCGCCAATAAACTATGGAAGGTAGCAGAAGAAATAACTGGTGTTCAATACACATTTAACTAG